A window from Salvelinus fontinalis isolate EN_2023a chromosome 8, ASM2944872v1, whole genome shotgun sequence encodes these proteins:
- the LOC129860300 gene encoding transcription factor HES-2-like codes for MKMIPNITSESVQSFAPRLTVARRKEALELRKTMKPLLEKRRRARINDSINHLKTLILPLTGKDNSRYSKLEKADILEMTVRFLSDIPASQKKSTSDSFKEGYKACLQRVTALIPKTNLDKDSCQRVNDFIQQSMSASVDPACPNCCAQSSRAFPQIQQRLLSLKVNVGSRIENHSNSLPNRPQPVPQAVNVNMWRPW; via the exons ATGAAAATGATTCCAAATATAACCTCCGAATCTGTCCAATCCTTTGCTCCAAGGCTAACTGTGGCCAGGAGAAAAGAGGCGCTTGAATTGAGAAAG ACAATGAAACCTTTGTTGGAAAAGAGAAGGCGCGCTCGTATCAATGACAGCATCAACCATCTGAAGACTCTGATCCTTCCACTCACAGGAAAAGAT AATTCTCGGTACTCGAAGCTTGAGAAAGCTGACATCCTTGAGATGACCGTGAGATTCCTCAGTGATATTCCTGCTTCTCAGAAAAAAAGTACATCAGACAGCTTCAAAGAAGGGTACAAAGCCTGCCTGCAGCGCGTCACCGCTCTGATCCCCAAAACAAACCTGGACAAAGACTCGTGTCAGCGGGTGAACGACTTCATCCAGCAGTCCATGTCAGCGTCCGTCGACCCAGCTTGTCCGAACTGTTGCGCCCAGAGCTCCAGGGCTTTCCCCCAGATTCAGCAGAGACTCCTGAGCCTCAAAGTCAACGTTGGCTCCAGAATCGAGAACCACTCGAACTCGCTTCCCAACCGGCCCCAGCCAGTGCCACAAGCTGTCAATGTTAACATGTGGAGACCCTGGTAG